In Candidatus Binatia bacterium, one DNA window encodes the following:
- a CDS encoding FtsQ-type POTRA domain-containing protein has protein sequence MTARRRKRSAAARIRPFWVPIGLAGLAAVAAGAFAATWSGFDPKNVQVTGNRRVSTAQILRVAGIAPHISIWLQPTRAIARRIESIPYVGTVWIHRVPPASLRIAVAEREPFAILDSWPEDAVVDRNLRVLEAATGDESLPELIVRPDIALRPGAFVVTHDAAELRDAYEAMATRQIVPRSLALDRYGGLVVTLRDGLRVLIGQQNDLGQKLTLVDAILAQIVRGQRRVAAIDVRAPSAPVIVYR, from the coding sequence GTGACGGCGCGCAGGCGCAAACGCTCGGCCGCCGCGCGCATTCGTCCGTTCTGGGTGCCGATCGGGCTGGCCGGGCTCGCCGCGGTGGCCGCCGGCGCGTTCGCGGCTACCTGGTCCGGTTTCGATCCGAAGAACGTGCAAGTCACCGGAAATCGCAGGGTCTCGACGGCTCAAATCCTGCGCGTCGCCGGCATCGCGCCGCACATCAGCATTTGGCTGCAACCCACTAGAGCGATTGCGCGGCGAATCGAGTCAATTCCCTACGTCGGCACGGTCTGGATTCACCGCGTTCCGCCGGCGTCGTTGCGCATCGCGGTAGCGGAACGCGAACCGTTCGCGATCTTAGACAGCTGGCCGGAGGACGCGGTCGTCGATCGCAACCTTCGGGTGCTCGAAGCGGCGACCGGTGACGAGTCGCTGCCCGAGTTGATCGTGCGGCCGGATATCGCCCTGCGCCCGGGGGCGTTCGTCGTGACGCACGACGCTGCCGAACTGCGGGACGCGTACGAGGCCATGGCTACGAGGCAGATCGTGCCGCGGTCGCTCGCGCTCGACCGCTACGGCGGTCTCGTCGTTACGCTGCGCGACGGCCTGCGGGTGCTCATCGGGCAGCAAAACGATCTGGGGCAAAAACTCACGCTGGTCGACGCGATCCTCGCGCAAATCGTGCGCGGGCAGCGCCGCGTCGCGGCGATTGACGTGCGGGCGCCGTCGGCGCCCGTGATCGTGTATCGGTAA
- a CDS encoding DNA polymerase III subunit alpha, which produces MQLGGRDVSGCGSDVGVAPAIRNDDRRRHVAELAGDALFRSGFGNDSLVGCETAGDVNSVDQRVGGQIRAGGRVPARNGQISLCRERRERLFDDRRQIVEERIQLEDARVAFRDESVEGVEWADRRDIAGAQHEPNAGLRVAPQHCRRGSGAEPDFRANARQEETVVGVFWKDADDDLSSGALANRPRIQRRSARALYPAQRGDIAVQRRRERPRARHRLFARRRRSGDSFYRRRRCRPVSRDASGGITARRQELDLTRDGERRPAVRARAQAREPVIQHARRYRSRRTVRRIHVSQFVHLHVHSEYSLLDGACRIDRLCRRAAEEGATAVALTDHGVMYGAMEFYYAARELGLTPILGCEAYVAPRGRLDRTAREEAHVTLLAADLVGYRNLIALVSKGFLEGYYYKPRIDLELLAQHHDGLIVLSGCMSGLVAAPLLRNDYATALRNAKTYVEIFGDRFYIEVMRHGMKEQDTINEGLVKVARELQLPIVATNDSHYLEQKDAPAHDVLLCIGTGKTVSDTNRMRFYSDQFYLKSDREMRELWSDLPEACDNTLRIAERVDIRVPEKIFHVPQYPVPQAPEQQERSDAEYLREICEIGLLERYGAERGAGDPALRARLDYELDVITTMGFSSYFLIVWDFVKYARDRGIPVGPGRGSAVGSLVAYCLRITDLDPLHFDLLFERFLNPERISMPDIDTDFCVERRDEVIEYVTEKYGKDRVAQIVTFGTMAARAAIRDAGRALGVPLPDVDRIAKLVPSGPGGMPIARAIEQIAEVKALYMTRPEIRKLLDTAKEIEGLARNAGTHAAGVVISAGPLTDYTPLVRFGDGGVNTQYDMDWIERIGLLKMDFLGLRNLTVMQNAVEEIRRTIDADFDLSAVSFDDTKTYEMLGRGETMGVFQLESEGMKRVCGELRPSRFEDIIALVALYRPGPMDWIPQYIANKHGRSKPKYLHPKLEPILAETYGTPVYQEQAMQMARDIAGFSMSEADELRKVIGKKQKEKIPFYQEKFVAGAAATSTIDRPLAERLFHFIEPFAGYGFNKSHAAAYALIAYQTAYLKANHPLQYFAALMTSVKDKTDKLVEYIDEAKTVGIDVLPPDVNESLVDFAVVGNAIRFGLAAVKGIGEAAVRAIIETRETNERFVDLFDLAGRVDAKQVNRRAFEALIKCGALDGIPGNRAQKLAALDTALELAARTTRDAELGQVSLFGDAQDQAPTLAPKLPNVAAPTTREMLTWERETLGIFVSGHPLAEVAPALARTGAMPIKDLQNAPDDAAVTVAGSVASVRRTLTKAGQQILIAQVEDTTGVCDVVLFSKGYPQLHHLFENDAIVIVKGRLRLRERPGAAPGDEPRIEWSVAANDVTRFVPPPIAVVPQGARGWHVDVTDREQIDRLARLIDEWPGEVPVVMHVQGRSQRVGRAIANDVRVRGELERIFAPQGVREGTLDTYG; this is translated from the coding sequence GTGCAGCTTGGCGGACGCGACGTTAGCGGCTGCGGCAGCGACGTCGGCGTCGCTCCAGCGATCCGGAACGACGATCGTCGGCGTCACGTTGCCGAGCTCGCCGGTGACGCGCTTTTCCGATCCGGCTTCGGCAACGACTCGCTCGTAGGTTGTGAAACTGCCGGTGACGTGAACTCGGTCGACCAGCGGGTGGGCGGCCAAATACGCGCCGGCGGCCGCGTCCCCGCGCGTAATGGCCAGATATCCCTCTGTCGCGAGAGGCGCGAACGCCTCTTCGACGATCGGCGCCAGATCGTCGAGGAGCGGATTCAGCTTGAGGATGCACGCGTCGCCTTCCGCGACGAGAGCGTAGAGGGCGTCGAGTGGGCCGATCGACGTGATATTGCCGGCGCCCAGCACGAGCCCAACGCGGGGCTCCGCGTTGCGCCGCAGCACTGTCGGCGCGGCTCCGGGGCGGAGCCAGACTTCCGCGCGAACGCCCGGCAGGAGGAAACGGTCGTAGGCGTCTTCTGGAAAGACGCCGACGACGATCTGTCCTCCGGGGCGTTGGCGAACCGCCCGCGGATCCAGCGGAGGAGCGCCCGAGCGCTCTATCCGGCCCAGCGTGGCGATATAGCGGTTCAGCGCCGCCGCGAGCGCCCACGGGCCCGTCATCGCCTCTTCGCCCGCCGCCGGCGTTCCGGTGACTCCTTTTATCGCCGCCGCCGCTGCCGTCCAGTCTCGCGCGACGCGTCCGGTGGCATCACGGCACGCCGCCAAGAGCTCGATCTTACGAGAGACGGGGAGCGACGCCCAGCCGTGCGCGCCCGCGCGCAGGCGCGCGAGCCGGTGATCCAGCATGCGAGAAGATATCGTTCGCGTCGTACCGTAAGACGCATTCACGTGAGTCAGTTCGTCCATCTGCACGTTCACTCGGAGTATTCGCTTCTCGACGGAGCGTGCCGGATCGACCGCCTCTGCCGGCGGGCGGCCGAAGAAGGAGCGACGGCCGTGGCACTCACGGATCACGGCGTAATGTACGGCGCGATGGAGTTTTACTATGCGGCGCGCGAGCTCGGTCTCACGCCGATCCTGGGGTGCGAGGCGTACGTGGCACCGCGCGGGCGCTTGGACCGCACGGCTCGCGAGGAGGCGCACGTCACGCTGCTCGCCGCCGATCTGGTCGGCTATCGCAACCTGATCGCGCTGGTCTCGAAGGGCTTCCTCGAAGGCTACTACTACAAGCCGAGGATCGATCTCGAGCTGCTCGCGCAGCATCACGACGGCCTGATCGTGCTCTCCGGCTGCATGTCGGGCCTGGTCGCAGCACCGCTGCTGCGCAACGATTACGCCACGGCTTTGCGCAACGCCAAGACATACGTGGAGATCTTCGGCGATCGCTTCTACATCGAGGTGATGCGCCACGGCATGAAGGAGCAAGACACTATCAACGAGGGCCTCGTGAAAGTTGCACGCGAGCTTCAGCTGCCGATCGTCGCCACTAACGATTCGCACTATCTCGAGCAGAAGGATGCGCCGGCTCACGACGTGCTGCTGTGCATCGGTACCGGTAAGACCGTCTCGGACACGAACCGCATGCGCTTCTATTCCGATCAGTTCTATCTGAAGTCCGATCGCGAGATGCGCGAGCTCTGGAGCGACCTCCCCGAGGCCTGCGACAACACCCTGCGGATCGCGGAGCGAGTCGACATTCGGGTTCCCGAGAAGATCTTCCACGTGCCGCAATACCCCGTCCCTCAAGCACCCGAGCAGCAGGAGAGGAGCGACGCAGAATACCTGCGCGAGATCTGCGAGATCGGACTGCTCGAGCGCTACGGGGCGGAGCGCGGCGCCGGCGATCCCGCGCTCCGGGCGCGGCTCGACTACGAGCTCGACGTGATCACGACGATGGGATTCTCGTCGTACTTCTTGATCGTCTGGGACTTCGTGAAATACGCCCGTGACCGCGGCATCCCGGTCGGCCCGGGGCGCGGCTCGGCCGTGGGATCGCTCGTCGCGTACTGCCTCCGGATAACGGACCTCGACCCGCTGCACTTCGATCTCCTGTTCGAGCGCTTCCTCAATCCCGAGCGCATCTCGATGCCGGACATCGACACGGATTTTTGCGTGGAGCGGCGCGACGAAGTGATCGAGTACGTCACCGAAAAGTACGGCAAGGATCGCGTCGCGCAGATCGTCACGTTCGGCACGATGGCGGCGCGCGCCGCGATCCGCGACGCCGGCCGCGCGCTGGGCGTGCCGCTGCCCGACGTCGACCGGATCGCGAAGCTGGTCCCCTCGGGGCCGGGCGGCATGCCGATAGCGCGGGCGATCGAGCAGATCGCCGAGGTAAAGGCGCTTTACATGACGCGGCCGGAGATTAGGAAACTGCTCGACACGGCGAAAGAGATCGAGGGGCTGGCGCGCAACGCCGGCACGCACGCCGCCGGCGTCGTGATATCGGCGGGCCCCCTGACGGACTACACTCCGCTCGTGCGGTTCGGTGACGGCGGCGTCAACACGCAGTACGACATGGACTGGATCGAGCGCATCGGCCTGCTAAAGATGGACTTCCTGGGCTTGCGCAATCTGACCGTCATGCAGAACGCCGTCGAGGAGATTCGCCGGACGATAGACGCCGACTTCGATCTCAGCGCCGTTTCGTTCGACGACACGAAGACCTACGAGATGCTGGGGCGGGGCGAGACGATGGGCGTGTTCCAGCTCGAGTCGGAAGGCATGAAGCGCGTGTGCGGCGAGCTGCGGCCGTCGCGCTTCGAGGACATCATCGCGCTCGTCGCGCTTTACCGCCCGGGACCGATGGATTGGATCCCGCAGTACATCGCGAACAAGCACGGGCGCTCCAAACCGAAATACTTGCACCCCAAGCTGGAGCCTATCTTGGCGGAGACGTACGGCACGCCGGTTTACCAGGAGCAGGCGATGCAGATGGCTCGCGACATCGCGGGCTTTTCGATGAGCGAGGCCGATGAGCTGCGCAAGGTGATCGGCAAGAAGCAAAAGGAGAAGATTCCGTTCTACCAGGAGAAGTTCGTAGCCGGCGCGGCGGCGACGTCCACGATCGACCGGCCGCTGGCGGAACGGCTCTTCCATTTCATCGAGCCGTTCGCCGGTTACGGCTTCAACAAGTCGCACGCGGCGGCGTATGCGCTGATCGCCTATCAGACCGCGTACCTCAAGGCGAACCATCCGCTGCAGTACTTCGCGGCGCTGATGACGTCCGTCAAAGACAAGACCGATAAGCTGGTCGAGTACATCGACGAGGCGAAGACGGTTGGGATCGACGTGCTGCCGCCCGACGTCAACGAATCGCTCGTCGACTTCGCAGTCGTCGGGAACGCGATTCGCTTCGGGCTGGCCGCGGTGAAGGGCATCGGCGAGGCCGCGGTACGCGCCATCATCGAGACGCGCGAGACGAACGAACGGTTCGTCGATCTCTTCGACCTAGCGGGACGCGTCGACGCGAAGCAGGTCAACCGCCGCGCATTCGAGGCGCTGATCAAGTGCGGCGCGCTCGACGGGATCCCAGGGAACCGCGCGCAGAAACTCGCCGCACTCGACACGGCGCTCGAGCTCGCGGCGCGGACGACGCGCGACGCGGAGCTCGGCCAGGTGTCGCTGTTCGGCGACGCACAGGATCAGGCGCCGACACTCGCGCCGAAGCTGCCCAACGTGGCGGCGCCGACCACGCGTGAAATGCTCACGTGGGAGCGCGAGACACTCGGCATCTTCGTCTCCGGTCATCCGCTTGCGGAGGTCGCGCCCGCGCTGGCGCGGACGGGCGCGATGCCGATCAAGGATCTGCAGAACGCTCCGGACGATGCCGCCGTCACCGTCGCGGGCTCGGTCGCGAGCGTGCGCCGGACGCTGACGAAGGCGGGCCAGCAGATATTGATCGCGCAGGTCGAGGACACGACCGGGGTGTGCGACGTCGTCCTGTTTTCGAAGGGGTATCCGCAGCTGCATCATCTCTTCGAAAACGATGCGATCGTCATCGTCAAAGGGCGGCTGCGGCTGCGCGAACGCCCCGGCGCCGCGCCGGGCGACGAGCCGCGCATCGAATGGTCGGTGGCCGCGAACGACGTGACGCGGTTCGTGCCGCCGCCGATCGCGGTCGTCCCGCAAGGTGCCCGCGGCTGGCACGTGGACGTCACCGATCGCGAGCAGATCGATCGGCTCGCGCGGCTGATCGACGAGTGGCCGGGCGAGGTGCCGGTCGTCATGCACGTGCAGGGGCGCTCGCAGCGCGTCGGGCGCGCGATCGCCAACGACGTGCGCGTGCGCGGTGAGCTCGAACGCATCTTCGCGCCGCAAGGCGTGCGCGAAGGCACGTTGGACACCTACGGATGA
- the ftsA gene encoding cell division protein FtsA, whose translation MKHETVCGLDIGTTKTCTVVAVAGPTGLEIVGMGEAPSLGMRKGVVVDLDETIKSIEAATEKAERMAGIHFGEVVVGITGDHIRSTNNRAVVAVSGEDREVTTGDVRRVIDASKIINLPSDRQIIHALPRYFTVDGQEGVSDPIGMAGGRLEVDTHIITGSTSFITNVLKCVQRAGLETMGVVFEPLASSAATLQQEEKQVGVVLLDIGGGTTDIAVYSLGSAIYTATIPVGGNVLTSDISLGLKTTLAEAEDVKKRLGARQGDESFAVRTLDGRSTREHTTAELRQIVVPRVVETLRMARQKIVDNVPRDLVLGEIVITGGGALLPNIEPLAEEVFGLPVRIGTANTIGGLTDAMTAPQYATAVGLVLFGHNGDRDDAMRVGRRRGGIVARAQRWLADLWT comes from the coding sequence ATGAAGCACGAGACCGTATGCGGGCTCGATATCGGGACGACCAAAACCTGCACTGTCGTCGCGGTCGCCGGCCCCACCGGGCTCGAGATCGTCGGGATGGGCGAGGCGCCGTCCCTGGGAATGCGCAAAGGCGTCGTCGTCGACCTTGACGAGACCATCAAATCCATCGAAGCGGCGACCGAGAAGGCTGAGCGCATGGCCGGCATCCATTTCGGCGAGGTCGTCGTGGGGATCACCGGAGATCACATCCGCAGCACCAATAATCGGGCTGTCGTCGCCGTCTCCGGCGAGGATCGCGAGGTTACCACCGGCGACGTGCGCCGCGTTATCGACGCGAGCAAGATCATAAACTTGCCCAGCGACCGGCAGATCATCCACGCGCTTCCGCGCTACTTCACCGTAGACGGCCAGGAGGGCGTAAGCGACCCGATCGGGATGGCCGGCGGAAGGCTCGAAGTCGATACGCACATCATCACGGGGAGCACGAGCTTCATCACCAACGTGCTCAAGTGCGTCCAGCGCGCAGGTCTCGAGACGATGGGCGTCGTCTTCGAGCCGCTGGCGAGCTCCGCAGCCACGCTGCAGCAGGAAGAGAAACAAGTCGGAGTCGTGCTGCTCGACATCGGCGGCGGCACGACGGACATCGCCGTCTACTCGCTCGGCAGCGCGATCTACACCGCCACGATTCCGGTGGGCGGCAACGTGCTCACCAGCGACATCTCGCTCGGTCTCAAGACGACGCTGGCGGAGGCCGAAGACGTCAAGAAGCGGCTGGGCGCGAGGCAAGGCGACGAGAGCTTCGCCGTACGCACGCTCGACGGTCGCTCGACTCGGGAGCATACGACCGCGGAGCTGAGGCAGATCGTCGTGCCGCGGGTCGTCGAGACGCTGCGCATGGCGCGGCAGAAGATCGTCGACAACGTTCCGCGCGATCTCGTGCTGGGCGAAATTGTCATCACGGGGGGCGGTGCGCTGCTGCCCAACATCGAACCCCTGGCCGAAGAGGTCTTTGGTCTGCCGGTGCGGATCGGGACGGCGAACACGATCGGAGGTCTAACCGACGCGATGACCGCTCCCCAATACGCCACGGCGGTCGGGCTCGTTCTCTTCGGCCACAACGGCGACCGTGACGACGCGATGCGCGTCGGACGGCGACGCGGCGGGATAGTGGCGCGAGCCCAGCGCTGGCTGGCGGACCTGTGGACCTAA
- the hisD gene encoding histidinol dehydrogenase gives MNVIAASDSAALAGILDAAWDPPAGLVADVAEILADVRERGDAAVVDRTRRYDDEGYGASRLRVPIPMLEAARALVTPEVAAALELARIRIARFHERQRQPDVAYVEEDGSRYAVRRRPLRSVAVYAQRSSPACAVLMGAVPAKIAGVARVVVLTPPRADALLAPVLFACALSGVDELYAVGGAQAIAAAAYGTGSVRSVEKIVGRGGIWTTEAKRQAFGRCGIDSLAGPAEVLIVADEGANSEYVVGELLAQAERRGVTRLAVLSESRSLLEAVAQLIDTLDLRTLERSELVSATISNHCRLIAANDRRELFDVLNRFAPAYLCLQVRDATPYLEHVMAAGIVFVGDMTPLVSGEYLAGSSRVAPTSGTARFASSLTLSDLTHSITVVENSSDRMTSDADLLAALAESEGLPHHAHTARLRSGS, from the coding sequence ATGAACGTCATCGCCGCCTCGGACTCCGCGGCCCTTGCCGGGATCCTGGATGCTGCGTGGGATCCTCCCGCCGGCCTCGTAGCGGACGTAGCGGAGATCCTCGCCGATGTGCGCGAGCGCGGCGACGCCGCCGTCGTCGACCGCACGCGCCGCTACGACGACGAAGGCTACGGAGCATCGAGGCTGCGCGTGCCGATTCCGATGCTGGAGGCCGCGCGGGCGCTGGTTACGCCGGAAGTCGCCGCCGCACTCGAGCTCGCGAGAATACGGATAGCGCGCTTTCACGAGCGCCAGCGGCAGCCGGACGTCGCGTACGTCGAGGAGGATGGTTCGCGCTACGCGGTCAGGCGGCGGCCGCTGCGCTCGGTCGCGGTCTACGCGCAGCGCAGCAGTCCCGCGTGTGCAGTTCTGATGGGTGCTGTTCCGGCGAAGATCGCCGGTGTCGCACGCGTCGTCGTCCTGACGCCGCCTAGGGCCGACGCGCTCCTCGCGCCGGTGCTTTTTGCGTGCGCGCTGTCGGGGGTCGATGAGCTCTATGCGGTCGGCGGCGCGCAGGCCATCGCTGCGGCGGCATACGGCACCGGTTCGGTTCGTTCGGTCGAAAAGATCGTGGGGCGCGGCGGAATATGGACGACCGAGGCCAAGCGCCAGGCGTTCGGGCGCTGCGGGATCGACTCGCTGGCGGGACCCGCCGAAGTGCTGATCGTCGCGGACGAAGGGGCGAACAGCGAATATGTCGTCGGCGAGCTGCTCGCGCAGGCGGAGCGTCGCGGCGTGACGCGCCTCGCCGTTCTGTCTGAGTCGCGTTCGCTGCTCGAGGCCGTCGCGCAGCTGATCGATACGCTCGATCTGCGCACGCTCGAGCGCAGCGAGCTCGTGAGCGCGACAATCTCGAACCACTGCCGCTTGATTGCTGCGAACGATCGCCGCGAGCTCTTTGACGTGCTCAATCGATTCGCACCCGCCTACCTCTGCTTGCAAGTGCGCGACGCGACACCGTATCTAGAGCACGTCATGGCTGCCGGCATCGTGTTCGTCGGCGACATGACCCCGCTGGTCAGCGGAGAGTATCTCGCCGGGAGCAGCCGCGTCGCTCCCACCTCGGGAACCGCGCGCTTCGCGTCCAGCCTCACTCTGAGCGACTTGACGCACAGCATCACCGTAGTGGAGAACAGCTCCGATCGCATGACGAGCGACGCAGATCTCCTCGCGGCGCTGGCTGAATCCGAGGGGCTGCCGCACCACGCGCACACCGCTCGATTGCGGAGCGGCAGTTGA
- a CDS encoding Cof-type HAD-IIB family hydrolase, translating to MRLPPRLVAFDLDGTLVGRDLTISPRVRQTIARMRDAGVAGCLVTGRMYRSTLPFVRELHFDAPVICYQGAAIIDPATDDVLDHVALSNENVRELIAAAEADRMHLQLYRNDEYYCEARNRYSELYASLAMTEPVIVPSLREAFAYSPATKAVVVADAPAAQRYAERLSERLRGRAYVTRSLPEFVEVLDPTVDKGAALRFVAKRLGIAADETLAIGDSWNDAPLLRAAGFGVAMGSAPPELREIADACVDDLAHDGVAQALEAYVLRAA from the coding sequence TTGAGGCTGCCGCCTCGGCTCGTCGCGTTCGACCTCGACGGGACCCTGGTCGGTCGCGATCTGACGATCTCGCCGCGCGTTCGGCAGACGATAGCGCGAATGCGCGACGCGGGGGTCGCGGGATGCCTCGTCACGGGGCGGATGTATCGCTCGACGCTTCCGTTCGTGCGCGAGCTGCACTTCGACGCGCCCGTGATCTGCTATCAAGGCGCGGCGATCATCGACCCGGCAACAGACGACGTGCTCGATCACGTCGCGCTCTCGAACGAGAACGTTCGAGAGCTCATCGCGGCGGCGGAAGCGGATCGCATGCACCTACAGCTCTATCGCAACGACGAATACTACTGCGAGGCGCGCAACCGATATTCCGAGTTGTACGCCTCGCTGGCGATGACCGAACCGGTGATCGTGCCGTCGTTGCGCGAGGCCTTCGCGTACAGCCCGGCCACGAAGGCCGTCGTCGTCGCCGACGCGCCGGCGGCGCAGCGTTACGCGGAGCGGCTCTCGGAGCGCCTGCGCGGCCGTGCCTACGTGACTCGCAGCCTGCCGGAGTTCGTCGAGGTGCTCGATCCGACGGTCGACAAGGGGGCCGCGCTGCGGTTCGTCGCAAAGCGGCTCGGCATCGCGGCGGACGAGACCCTTGCGATCGGAGACTCGTGGAACGACGCGCCGCTGCTGCGGGCTGCGGGCTTCGGCGTCGCGATGGGCTCGGCGCCGCCCGAGTTGCGCGAGATTGCTGACGCTTGCGTGGACGATCTCGCTCACGACGGCGTAGCGCAGGCGCTCGAAGCCTATGTGCTGAGGGCGGCGTGA
- the thyX gene encoding FAD-dependent thymidylate synthase, producing the protein MNASQAQERVRVEALDAILGVALQVLDDGFVRVVDYMGGDRSIVQAARVSYGAGTKRISEDRGLIRYLMRHRHTTPFEMCEIKLHVRVPMDCWRQWIRHRTASVNEYSTRYSLAIDAAQSTPEGDWRRQAALNRQGSDEAIDVDTGTTLSERERQLQELARQVYEERIAAGVAREQARKDLPISTYTEAYWKINLHNLLHFLMLRMDSHAQEEIRSYARVIGRKVVAVWCPFAWEAFVDYELESIRLSRLERKIVRLLSAGEPAAAISELENAGLLKRTAEGLARNRERAELEEKLREFCIDVPWL; encoded by the coding sequence ATGAACGCTAGCCAGGCACAGGAAAGGGTCCGCGTGGAGGCGCTGGACGCGATACTTGGCGTCGCGCTGCAAGTCTTAGACGACGGGTTCGTGCGCGTCGTCGATTACATGGGCGGCGATAGGTCGATCGTTCAGGCGGCTCGCGTTTCGTACGGAGCAGGGACGAAGCGAATCTCCGAAGATCGCGGCTTGATTCGCTACCTCATGCGTCATCGGCACACGACGCCGTTCGAGATGTGCGAGATCAAACTGCACGTTCGAGTGCCGATGGATTGCTGGCGACAGTGGATCAGGCACAGAACGGCGAGCGTCAACGAATATTCTACGCGGTACTCCCTCGCCATAGATGCGGCGCAATCGACCCCGGAAGGCGACTGGCGCCGTCAAGCGGCGCTGAACCGGCAAGGCAGCGACGAAGCCATCGACGTCGACACGGGGACTACGCTGTCGGAGAGAGAGCGGCAGCTCCAGGAACTTGCGCGGCAAGTTTACGAGGAGCGCATCGCGGCGGGCGTCGCCCGCGAGCAAGCTCGAAAGGACCTGCCGATTTCGACCTACACCGAAGCGTACTGGAAGATCAACCTTCACAACCTCCTGCATTTCCTGATGCTGCGCATGGATAGTCACGCGCAGGAAGAGATACGCAGTTACGCCAGGGTAATCGGTCGGAAAGTCGTAGCGGTTTGGTGTCCATTCGCGTGGGAGGCTTTCGTCGACTACGAACTTGAATCGATCCGGCTTTCCCGGCTGGAGAGAAAAATAGTGCGCCTGCTCAGTGCGGGGGAGCCCGCGGCGGCGATATCGGAATTAGAGAACGCCGGCCTCCTCAAGAGAACGGCCGAGGGTCTTGCTCGGAATCGTGAACGTGCCGAGCTGGAAGAAAAGCTGAGAGAGTTCTGCATCGACGTCCCGTGGCTTTAG
- the ftsZ gene encoding cell division protein FtsZ, with the protein MAEVRRSVSEPEHAATIKVIGIGGGGCNAVNRMIAAGLSGVDFFAVNSDVQALRGALTENRVHVGGGQTRGLGAGANPTLGREAAEASREDLGLILEGADLVFLTAGMGGGTGTGAAPVIAELARESGALTIAVVTKPFAFEGKKRMQIAENGIAELEAKVDTLITIPNERILQVIEKKTPLNEAFSYADDVLRQGIAGISDLITQPGLINLDFADVKTIMTDAGSAMMGIGEGSGEHRAADAAQKAIASPLLETTVEGAHGVIFNITGGPDMAMYEVNEAAEMISRAVDSEAQIIFGASIDPSMSGKVRVTVLAAGFGTRRGYRAAQSGYAFDTGRLDAVAPVTMDDIDVPAFLRYRG; encoded by the coding sequence ATGGCTGAAGTGCGACGTTCTGTATCGGAGCCGGAACACGCGGCGACCATCAAAGTCATCGGCATCGGGGGCGGCGGTTGCAATGCCGTCAACCGAATGATCGCGGCCGGTCTCTCCGGAGTCGACTTCTTCGCCGTCAATTCCGACGTGCAAGCCTTGCGCGGCGCGCTCACTGAGAACCGCGTCCATGTGGGAGGCGGTCAGACGCGCGGCCTCGGCGCCGGCGCGAACCCGACGCTGGGGCGCGAAGCCGCCGAAGCGTCGCGGGAAGATTTGGGGCTGATCTTGGAAGGTGCCGACCTCGTGTTTTTGACCGCCGGGATGGGCGGCGGGACGGGCACCGGCGCGGCGCCGGTAATCGCTGAGCTCGCGCGCGAGTCCGGAGCACTCACGATCGCCGTCGTCACGAAGCCGTTCGCGTTCGAGGGCAAGAAGCGCATGCAAATTGCGGAGAACGGGATCGCGGAGCTCGAGGCTAAGGTCGACACGCTGATCACGATTCCCAACGAGCGAATCCTCCAGGTCATCGAGAAGAAGACGCCGCTCAACGAGGCGTTCTCGTACGCCGACGACGTGTTGCGCCAGGGCATTGCGGGAATCAGCGACCTCATCACGCAGCCGGGTCTGATCAACCTTGACTTCGCCGACGTCAAGACGATCATGACCGACGCCGGGTCGGCGATGATGGGCATCGGCGAGGGAAGCGGCGAGCATCGCGCGGCCGACGCCGCCCAGAAGGCCATCGCGTCACCGCTGCTCGAGACGACGGTCGAGGGCGCGCACGGCGTGATCTTTAACATCACCGGCGGCCCGGACATGGCGATGTACGAGGTGAACGAGGCTGCGGAAATGATCAGCCGCGCCGTCGATTCGGAGGCGCAGATCATCTTCGGCGCGTCGATCGATCCATCGATGTCCGGAAAGGTCCGGGTCACCGTGCTTGCGGCCGGATTCGGCACGCGCCGCGGTTACCGCGCGGCGCAGTCGGGATACGCATTCGATACGGGGAGACTCGACGCGGTGGCGCCGGTGACGATGGACGACATCGACGTGCCGGCGTTCCTGCGTTATCGCGGCTAA